From a single Streptomyces sp. NBC_01264 genomic region:
- a CDS encoding bifunctional DNA primase/polymerase, translating into MTPTPAPTLLSAALAAAERGWPVFPLRPGDKRPAGHPERNCPRTGRCADGHRTPEQRATLDPGNITACWQAAPYNVGLATGPAGLLVVDLDIPKDDDGPAPQEWAGATDGLDVFAMICERAGERLPTETFTVRTRRGGQHLYFTAPAEKQLRGSAGRLGWKVDTRAWGGYVVAAGSTVGTGSYEIIHDAPPAALPTWLCDLLATPPAPAPVPVAVLRSRIGKADRYATAALNGEVAKVAAATTGTQNTTLYNAAYALGRLIAAGTLTETEVTAALTAAAPQGLAPSRIAASIRDGIQRSARNTLGGAA; encoded by the coding sequence ATGACACCAACCCCCGCCCCGACGCTGCTGAGCGCCGCCCTGGCCGCCGCAGAGCGAGGCTGGCCCGTCTTCCCCCTGCGCCCCGGGGACAAGCGGCCCGCCGGACACCCCGAACGCAACTGCCCCCGTACGGGTCGCTGCGCGGACGGCCACCGCACCCCCGAACAGCGAGCCACCCTCGACCCCGGGAACATCACCGCGTGCTGGCAGGCGGCCCCCTACAACGTCGGCCTCGCCACCGGCCCCGCCGGACTCCTCGTAGTGGACCTCGACATCCCCAAGGACGACGACGGACCCGCACCCCAGGAATGGGCCGGAGCCACCGACGGTCTGGACGTCTTCGCGATGATCTGCGAGCGCGCTGGCGAGCGGCTGCCGACCGAGACGTTCACGGTGCGCACCCGCCGTGGCGGCCAGCACCTGTACTTCACCGCCCCCGCCGAAAAGCAGCTGCGTGGCAGCGCAGGACGCCTGGGCTGGAAGGTCGATACGCGAGCCTGGGGCGGGTACGTGGTCGCGGCCGGCAGCACGGTCGGCACCGGCTCGTACGAGATCATTCACGACGCGCCCCCCGCTGCTCTCCCCACGTGGCTCTGTGACCTGCTCGCCACACCGCCCGCACCCGCCCCGGTCCCTGTGGCTGTGCTCCGCTCCCGGATCGGGAAGGCGGACCGGTACGCGACGGCCGCTCTCAACGGCGAGGTCGCCAAGGTCGCCGCCGCTACCACCGGCACCCAGAACACCACGCTCTACAACGCCGCCTACGCCCTCGGCCGCCTCATCGCCGCCGGAACCCTCACCGAGACGGAAGTCACCGCCGCGCTCACCGCCGCCGCGCCCCAGGGGCTCGCGCCGTCCCGCATCGCGGCCAGCATCCGCGACGGCATCCAGCGCAGCGCCCGCAACACCCTGGGAGGGGCGGCATGA
- a CDS encoding cell division protein FtsK, producing MSDVHVTDQNEDLERPGAEVFDITTKRPTIPAPPAPPADRYEDDEEESPRSRPVDSKDLPSPGITTYKRLPIIPSWLKSKPGFVSTTQRATSNAFYATAFHGIRTPWYALQLGLLAPRGMARLVRDTNAWVWDAEAAPLRAYEVYKENTAEYLKLSRQRDSRVRLRTLVTVVGLIFGTGFALTMYVMAPGWLAVFASAAVLTAGFWGAPKDQPVIGPAVLKTELEKLTGMLVLRALDNIGNAKLSAAIKKGGDMNGLRFTSEITRDGPGYRADLDLPWGVTPEDIMEARKPLASGLRRKVGSVWPSSDPTEHEGRLVLWVGDKPMNETKKPAWPLLKSGQVDLFKPVVFGNNQRMADVAVTLMFASVVVGSIPRMGKTFLMRLFLLIAALDPRAQLYAFDFKGTGDFGALEPVCHRYRAGDEDEDILYVLESLRELRAELRRRAKVIKSLPRSRCPESKVTAELANDKSLGLHPIVAGFDECQVPFEHEKYGKELEEICTDLCKRGPALGMVTLFGTQRPDAKSLPTGISANAVLRFCLKVMGQPANDMVLGTSMYKAGYRATMFSRTDRGICWMAGEGDDPRIVASAFVDAVAAEQVVGRARRMREEYGNVTGHAIGQEPESGEASFDLLADILRVVPADEEKVWNEKVAARLASLRPEVYSGWKAETVTTNLKPHGITAQDVWGSTTGGKGTTRRGIARADITGAITLRDGKRVGG from the coding sequence GTGTCTGATGTCCATGTCACTGACCAGAACGAGGACCTGGAGCGCCCCGGCGCCGAGGTCTTCGACATCACCACCAAGCGCCCCACCATCCCGGCCCCGCCCGCGCCGCCGGCCGACCGGTACGAGGACGATGAGGAGGAGTCGCCGCGGTCGCGGCCGGTCGACTCGAAGGACCTGCCGTCTCCGGGGATCACGACCTACAAGCGGCTGCCGATCATCCCCTCTTGGCTGAAGTCGAAGCCGGGGTTCGTCTCCACCACCCAGCGCGCCACGAGCAACGCGTTCTACGCCACCGCATTCCACGGGATCCGCACCCCCTGGTACGCGCTTCAGCTCGGGCTGCTCGCCCCACGTGGCATGGCCCGGCTGGTCCGCGACACGAACGCGTGGGTGTGGGATGCCGAGGCGGCCCCGCTGCGGGCGTATGAGGTCTACAAGGAGAACACCGCCGAGTACCTGAAGCTGTCGCGGCAGCGCGACAGCCGGGTACGCCTGCGGACCCTGGTCACCGTGGTGGGGCTCATCTTCGGTACCGGATTCGCACTGACCATGTACGTCATGGCGCCCGGCTGGCTCGCCGTGTTCGCCTCGGCCGCAGTGCTCACCGCCGGGTTCTGGGGCGCCCCGAAGGATCAGCCGGTGATCGGCCCGGCTGTGCTGAAGACGGAGCTGGAGAAGCTCACCGGGATGCTCGTGCTCCGGGCGCTGGACAACATCGGCAACGCGAAGCTGTCGGCCGCCATCAAGAAGGGCGGCGACATGAACGGCCTGCGCTTCACCTCGGAGATCACCCGGGACGGGCCCGGCTACCGGGCCGACCTCGATCTCCCGTGGGGTGTTACCCCGGAGGACATCATGGAGGCCCGTAAGCCGCTCGCCTCCGGCCTGCGCCGCAAGGTCGGCTCCGTGTGGCCGTCCTCCGACCCCACGGAGCATGAGGGGCGCCTGGTCCTGTGGGTGGGCGACAAGCCCATGAACGAGACCAAGAAGCCTGCCTGGCCGCTGCTGAAGTCCGGGCAGGTGGACCTGTTCAAGCCGGTCGTCTTCGGCAACAACCAGCGCATGGCCGATGTCGCCGTGACCCTGATGTTCGCCTCCGTGGTGGTCGGCTCCATCCCGCGTATGGGCAAGACGTTCCTGATGCGTCTGTTCCTGCTGATCGCCGCTTTGGACCCGCGTGCTCAGCTCTACGCGTTCGACTTCAAGGGGACCGGTGACTTCGGCGCGCTGGAGCCGGTCTGTCACCGCTACCGGGCGGGGGATGAGGATGAGGACATCCTCTACGTCCTCGAATCGCTGCGGGAGCTGCGGGCCGAGCTGCGCCGCAGGGCGAAGGTCATCAAGTCGCTGCCGCGCTCGCGCTGCCCGGAGTCGAAGGTGACCGCCGAGCTGGCCAACGACAAGAGCCTGGGCCTGCACCCGATCGTTGCCGGATTCGATGAGTGCCAGGTCCCCTTCGAGCACGAGAAGTACGGCAAGGAACTCGAAGAGATCTGCACCGACCTCTGCAAGCGCGGCCCCGCCCTCGGCATGGTCACCCTGTTCGGTACCCAGCGCCCCGACGCGAAGTCGCTGCCGACCGGCATCTCCGCGAACGCGGTGCTGCGGTTCTGCCTCAAGGTCATGGGTCAGCCCGCCAACGACATGGTGCTGGGCACCTCGATGTACAAGGCGGGATACCGGGCCACGATGTTCTCCCGCACCGACCGGGGCATCTGCTGGATGGCCGGTGAAGGGGATGACCCGCGCATCGTCGCCTCAGCGTTCGTCGACGCGGTCGCCGCCGAGCAGGTCGTGGGGCGGGCCCGCCGGATGCGCGAGGAGTACGGCAACGTCACCGGCCACGCCATCGGCCAGGAACCCGAGTCCGGGGAAGCCTCCTTCGACCTCCTCGCCGACATCCTCCGCGTGGTGCCGGCCGATGAGGAGAAGGTCTGGAACGAGAAGGTCGCCGCCCGCCTCGCCTCGCTCCGCCCCGAGGTCTACAGCGGCTGGAAGGCCGAGACGGTCACCACGAACCTGAAGCCGCACGGCATCACCGCCCAGGACGTCTGGGGCTCCACCACGGGCGGCAAGGGCACCACCCGACGCGGAATCGCCCGCGCCGACATCACGGGAGCCATCACCCTCCGTGACGGGAAGCGGGTCGGGGGCTGA
- a CDS encoding RRQRL motif-containing zinc-binding protein → MAGPGIPVYSWRLAPDGLATRRQLRAAGLRPGGQDVVAQIERPRYRRKPLTAYLYRVDLAKPVRPMTPAKWDALALAMLARRTCPQCSTDAGYVIPASLGMCVPCAYPEEQRAA, encoded by the coding sequence ATGGCCGGGCCCGGCATACCTGTCTACTCATGGAGGCTCGCCCCGGACGGGCTGGCCACGCGCCGTCAACTCCGCGCGGCCGGCCTGCGCCCCGGTGGACAGGACGTCGTAGCCCAGATTGAGCGTCCCCGCTACCGGCGGAAGCCGCTGACCGCCTACCTGTACCGCGTCGACCTGGCCAAGCCCGTCCGGCCCATGACCCCGGCCAAGTGGGACGCGCTCGCCCTGGCGATGCTCGCCCGCCGCACCTGCCCCCAGTGCTCCACCGACGCCGGATACGTCATCCCGGCCTCGCTCGGCATGTGCGTGCCCTGCGCCTACCCCGAAGAACAGCGCGCCGCCTAA
- a CDS encoding conjugal transfer protein, with product MATRKALTTVQKVVLTAAFLPMLATGVAGGVGTYSNISRAYGSGTALGAVAAGEGATAVLALVLLGLTMLGQSSPGIIRIGLWALPAAASVMAAMAADDPGRTVIYAVTPMGMCVAAEGMAFLARRIVVHQDGRDAEAEAKAATVVRALAYHRARAANHPWSWVRKWSDQTSWRLARKVGLGDASLGARLLDVQRERLTGGADDALAAMFTTSTNRHETPEFIVNRLGSDLRKSAAEAPTATAELPALESADPVPVIEPVALPEPVPVVEPVEPPQSVLVKTVAAAESAPRRATGRVPKSARTPRPTRDSDELLDEARSVTANWSDAELTAEGIRKAVRTSSARGRLLRDTLKAERAAAAEATAA from the coding sequence ATGGCGACCCGCAAGGCTTTGACCACGGTGCAGAAGGTCGTTCTGACGGCCGCGTTCCTGCCCATGCTCGCCACCGGAGTCGCCGGTGGGGTCGGGACCTACAGCAACATCAGCCGCGCCTACGGCTCGGGCACGGCGCTCGGTGCGGTGGCGGCCGGTGAGGGTGCGACCGCCGTTCTGGCGCTGGTGCTGCTCGGGCTGACGATGCTCGGACAGTCCTCCCCGGGGATCATCCGTATCGGCTTGTGGGCCCTGCCGGCCGCCGCTTCGGTGATGGCGGCGATGGCCGCCGATGACCCGGGCCGCACCGTCATCTATGCCGTGACCCCGATGGGTATGTGCGTCGCGGCGGAGGGTATGGCGTTCCTGGCCCGGCGGATTGTCGTCCACCAAGACGGTCGTGATGCCGAGGCCGAAGCCAAAGCGGCGACCGTGGTTCGGGCCCTGGCCTACCACCGGGCCCGCGCTGCGAACCACCCGTGGTCGTGGGTACGGAAGTGGTCCGACCAGACGTCGTGGCGGCTGGCTCGGAAAGTCGGCCTGGGGGACGCCTCGCTGGGTGCTCGACTGCTGGACGTCCAGCGCGAGCGCCTTACCGGAGGGGCGGACGATGCCCTGGCCGCCATGTTCACCACATCCACAAACCGGCATGAAACGCCAGAGTTCATCGTAAATCGGTTGGGGTCTGACCTGCGGAAGTCGGCCGCCGAGGCCCCGACCGCGACGGCCGAACTCCCCGCTCTTGAGTCGGCCGACCCGGTACCGGTCATCGAGCCGGTTGCCCTGCCGGAGCCGGTCCCGGTAGTCGAGCCGGTCGAGCCTCCCCAGTCGGTTCTGGTGAAGACGGTCGCCGCTGCGGAGTCGGCTCCGCGTCGGGCGACCGGTCGGGTGCCGAAGTCGGCCCGTACGCCCCGACCGACGCGCGATTCGGATGAGCTGCTGGATGAGGCCCGGTCGGTCACGGCCAACTGGTCTGATGCCGAGCTGACAGCCGAGGGCATCCGTAAGGCGGTCCGTACGTCGTCCGCCAGGGGCCGTCTGCTGCGCGACACGCTCAAGGCCGAACGCGCCGCCGCTGCTGAAGCGACGGCCGCGTGA
- a CDS encoding GGDEF domain-containing protein translates to MSHTMAAMAAALPLASGWSVHSLWMRRRIAAARRDPLTGLLTRDGFTEVAQRRLAHRPRAVCLIDLNKFKQINDTYGHAAGDAVIRAVGKRLSAWAVNNSAVVGRLGGDEFAAVAPAYSENQLAETLSSLTAGLEQPVDVGGHLLTVSAAIGLVCFNARADEADLSELLRVADEQMYRAKRGGAPWMKAPLGYAPERATVNGRRAGRQGASEVAA, encoded by the coding sequence ATGAGCCACACCATGGCGGCCATGGCCGCAGCGCTTCCGCTGGCGTCCGGCTGGTCGGTTCACAGTCTGTGGATGCGGCGCCGGATCGCGGCGGCCCGTCGCGACCCGCTCACCGGATTGCTGACCCGGGACGGTTTCACCGAGGTGGCCCAGCGTCGGCTGGCGCACCGGCCGAGGGCTGTGTGCCTGATCGACCTCAACAAGTTCAAGCAGATCAACGACACCTACGGCCACGCCGCCGGGGACGCGGTCATCCGCGCCGTTGGCAAGCGTCTGAGTGCCTGGGCCGTGAACAACTCGGCTGTCGTGGGGCGCTTGGGCGGCGACGAGTTCGCCGCCGTGGCTCCCGCCTACAGCGAGAACCAGCTCGCCGAGACCCTCAGCAGCCTCACCGCAGGGCTGGAGCAGCCGGTAGACGTCGGGGGTCATTTGCTGACCGTCAGCGCTGCGATCGGCTTGGTCTGCTTCAATGCCCGCGCGGATGAGGCAGACCTCTCCGAGCTGCTGCGGGTTGCGGACGAGCAGATGTACCGGGCCAAGCGCGGTGGCGCCCCGTGGATGAAGGCCCCCCTCGGCTACGCCCCGGAACGGGCGACGGTCAACGGCCGGCGCGCTGGTCGTCAGGGTGCCAGCGAGGTGGCGGCGTGA
- a CDS encoding winged helix-turn-helix domain-containing protein, with translation MTAKRLEVQMVEWTGKPAYQQVADQLRGRIAAGEFAASGKLPSLAELQKTYGVTVTVARDAIRQLRTDGLAVSHQGKGAFLTADSVEAAKLADPAGAITELRQEVAGLRGEVAELRERLSALEGN, from the coding sequence GTGACAGCGAAGAGACTTGAGGTGCAGATGGTCGAGTGGACCGGCAAGCCCGCCTACCAGCAGGTGGCGGACCAGCTACGTGGGAGGATCGCGGCCGGCGAGTTCGCGGCGTCGGGCAAGCTGCCCTCGCTGGCCGAACTCCAGAAGACGTATGGAGTCACGGTCACCGTGGCCCGGGACGCGATCCGACAGCTCAGGACCGACGGCCTCGCAGTGAGCCACCAGGGCAAGGGTGCGTTCCTGACTGCGGACTCCGTTGAGGCCGCGAAGCTCGCAGACCCCGCCGGCGCCATCACCGAGCTGCGTCAAGAGGTTGCTGGCCTCAGGGGCGAGGTAGCGGAGCTCCGCGAGCGACTCAGCGCGCTCGAAGGGAACTAG
- a CDS encoding AAA family ATPase: MARKNPDWNPELLRQHREKFGLTLEDTGEKLREIAERHGFNIAANFQTVWGHERGSIYPGPHYRRAYCRLYRRNEAQLGFRAALPGEDAPVDSIPVATTRTLPDQSEAVRQALGSIRAGTADVDSDALRDRVIDAWRRRTAGGSNDGPSVVLVGGFAGSGKSEFAKFLGGVTGWPILDKDSLTRPLVDQLLIALGGEAHDRSSALYREKVRPLEYRCLMEAAWDNVDCGISTILDAPFIAEFAQADWMQRFQNRCRSKRVSVATIWVECDPESMREYIEFRGAARDAWKMEAWDEYISTVDMELRPQGPHFIVDNRLGAAVALVDEARDVLSGADL; this comes from the coding sequence ATGGCTCGCAAGAACCCGGACTGGAATCCTGAACTCCTACGCCAACACCGCGAGAAGTTCGGGCTAACCTTGGAAGACACGGGGGAAAAGCTGCGCGAGATTGCCGAGCGACACGGCTTCAACATCGCGGCCAACTTCCAAACCGTCTGGGGCCACGAACGAGGATCGATATACCCGGGACCGCATTACCGTCGGGCCTATTGCCGCCTCTATCGTCGCAACGAAGCCCAACTGGGCTTCCGTGCAGCCCTCCCCGGAGAGGATGCCCCCGTGGATTCCATCCCGGTGGCCACGACCCGCACCTTGCCTGATCAGTCCGAAGCAGTCAGGCAGGCACTCGGCAGTATCCGCGCCGGCACTGCCGACGTGGACAGTGACGCTCTACGAGACCGGGTGATCGACGCGTGGCGTCGTCGCACGGCAGGCGGCAGCAACGACGGCCCGTCTGTGGTCCTGGTAGGAGGGTTCGCAGGATCCGGCAAATCCGAGTTCGCGAAGTTCCTCGGGGGTGTGACCGGCTGGCCAATCCTCGACAAAGACTCGCTGACGCGCCCACTCGTCGATCAGCTTTTGATCGCACTCGGTGGAGAGGCCCACGACCGAAGCTCGGCACTGTACCGCGAGAAGGTTCGCCCGCTCGAATACCGGTGCCTCATGGAGGCAGCCTGGGATAACGTCGACTGCGGAATCTCAACAATCCTCGACGCGCCGTTCATTGCCGAGTTCGCCCAGGCGGATTGGATGCAGCGATTCCAAAACCGATGCAGGTCCAAGCGGGTATCCGTAGCAACGATATGGGTCGAATGCGACCCAGAGTCCATGCGGGAGTACATCGAGTTCCGGGGCGCTGCCCGTGACGCCTGGAAGATGGAAGCATGGGACGAATACATTTCCACGGTCGATATGGAACTCCGACCTCAGGGACCCCACTTCATAGTCGATAACCGGCTCGGCGCGGCCGTGGCCCTGGTCGATGAAGCCCGGGACGTATTGAGCGGAGCAGACCTGTGA
- a CDS encoding guanylate kinase encodes MTQSGVVLYGPPSSGKDTVSAELSRLRPEYELFQRLKAGPGRTTGYRLTTAEHIEQLAREGELLYRNSRYDAEYAIDKRGVSELVDSGCIPVMHMGQVTGARAVGAFPISWVKVLLWCPRDVTEDRCQGRGDKDVETRLKVWDETRRDLLDHASEPWSLVIETQSIDPSQTARAIDRAVQDSTLAEVHDIEKLVG; translated from the coding sequence GTGACGCAGTCCGGCGTGGTCCTCTACGGGCCGCCCAGCTCCGGGAAGGACACGGTTTCTGCGGAGCTGTCTCGGCTCCGCCCAGAGTACGAGCTGTTCCAGCGTCTCAAGGCTGGCCCCGGCCGGACGACGGGCTACCGGCTCACGACGGCCGAGCACATTGAGCAGCTGGCCCGGGAGGGCGAACTCCTCTACCGGAACTCCAGGTACGACGCTGAGTACGCCATCGACAAGCGTGGGGTGTCTGAGCTCGTGGACTCCGGGTGCATCCCCGTGATGCACATGGGCCAGGTCACCGGTGCCAGGGCAGTCGGAGCATTCCCGATTTCCTGGGTGAAGGTCCTGCTTTGGTGTCCGCGAGATGTCACGGAGGACCGCTGCCAGGGGCGTGGCGACAAGGACGTGGAGACGAGACTCAAGGTCTGGGACGAGACCCGGCGAGATCTCCTTGACCATGCGAGTGAACCGTGGTCGCTCGTGATCGAGACACAGAGCATCGATCCTTCCCAAACTGCGCGCGCTATCGATCGAGCCGTACAGGACTCAACACTCGCCGAAGTACATGACATTGAAAAGTTGGTCGGATGA
- a CDS encoding NAD(P)-dependent oxidoreductase, with the protein MTTLGILHPGSMGAAVAAQAKRTGTDVFWCPEGRSEATRERAHRYDLSEVRDLAEMAQRCEVILSLCPPANAEEVATAVAAESFAGIYVEGNAISPARMERISTALASRGATVVDGSVIGSPPSEVKSPQLYLSGPDDAVAAVALLFEGTAVVPHPLEGGTGKASALKLSYTSYQKSSRVLAAVSYALADDHGVGEELLAIAQGRSTSYLAETAYIPKVAARSWRWAPEMREAADALDEAGLPSDLAAASALVMERWAGSRDQKLDIGEALAKLHTAPEE; encoded by the coding sequence ATGACGACGCTCGGCATTCTGCATCCCGGGAGCATGGGCGCTGCTGTTGCTGCCCAAGCCAAGCGGACAGGTACAGATGTCTTTTGGTGCCCGGAGGGACGCAGCGAGGCCACCCGAGAGAGAGCACATCGGTACGACCTGAGCGAGGTACGCGACCTTGCGGAGATGGCCCAGCGCTGCGAAGTGATTCTCAGTCTGTGCCCGCCGGCCAACGCCGAAGAAGTCGCGACAGCGGTTGCAGCGGAGTCCTTCGCCGGGATCTACGTCGAAGGGAACGCGATCTCACCGGCGCGCATGGAGAGAATCAGCACGGCGCTGGCCTCGCGCGGCGCGACCGTAGTCGACGGCTCGGTCATCGGCTCGCCTCCGTCCGAAGTGAAGTCGCCGCAGCTGTACCTGTCGGGGCCGGATGACGCTGTGGCCGCCGTGGCCCTGCTGTTCGAGGGGACGGCCGTAGTGCCGCACCCCTTGGAGGGCGGTACCGGGAAGGCCTCCGCCCTGAAGCTCTCATACACCAGCTACCAGAAGAGCAGCCGGGTGTTGGCAGCCGTCTCCTACGCCCTCGCCGATGACCACGGGGTGGGTGAGGAACTCCTCGCCATCGCGCAGGGCCGCTCTACGAGCTACCTGGCTGAGACCGCGTATATCCCGAAGGTTGCTGCACGGTCTTGGAGGTGGGCACCGGAGATGCGGGAGGCAGCAGACGCGCTCGATGAGGCAGGCCTACCGAGCGACCTCGCGGCAGCCTCAGCGCTAGTCATGGAGCGCTGGGCAGGTTCACGGGACCAGAAGCTGGACATCGGCGAGGCCCTCGCGAAGCTTCACACCGCACCAGAGGAGTAA
- a CDS encoding HAD family hydrolase, translated as MSKKGNEADGKPCTIDSVQLLALFDLDNTLIDRQGSLEEWAREFCESRVLPVQAEHVIVEALHARAYPADLARLRAVLSLADPVESLWSEYVSGMSARARCLPGLPGALARMRASGWTLGVVTNGAVDIQRAKLEGAGLADLFDGVCASGEVGVRKPDLAVFQAAAERCGTTLAKGGWMVGDNPETDIEGGRAAGLRTAWISAGRQWPTGARSPDLEARTASEAIGLLLEQTAAYSSGAV; from the coding sequence TTGAGCAAGAAGGGAAATGAGGCGGACGGTAAGCCCTGTACCATAGACAGCGTGCAGCTACTCGCCCTCTTCGACCTAGATAACACGCTGATCGACAGGCAAGGCAGCCTTGAGGAGTGGGCTCGGGAGTTCTGCGAGTCTCGCGTGCTGCCAGTGCAGGCCGAGCACGTGATTGTTGAGGCACTCCATGCACGGGCCTACCCGGCGGACCTAGCGAGGCTCAGGGCGGTCCTCAGCCTCGCTGATCCCGTTGAATCCTTGTGGAGCGAGTACGTCTCGGGGATGTCCGCCCGAGCACGTTGTCTTCCCGGGCTGCCAGGTGCCCTCGCTCGGATGCGGGCGAGCGGCTGGACGCTCGGAGTGGTGACTAATGGTGCTGTGGACATCCAGCGAGCCAAGCTGGAGGGCGCGGGGCTGGCTGATCTGTTCGACGGTGTGTGCGCGTCGGGAGAGGTCGGCGTGCGGAAACCCGACCTGGCCGTCTTCCAAGCCGCCGCAGAGCGCTGCGGCACCACCCTTGCCAAGGGGGGCTGGATGGTGGGCGACAACCCTGAGACAGACATCGAAGGTGGTCGCGCGGCAGGGCTGCGGACGGCATGGATTTCCGCCGGGCGGCAGTGGCCGACAGGGGCCCGCAGCCCCGACCTGGAGGCGAGGACTGCCTCAGAGGCAATCGGCTTGCTGTTGGAGCAAACCGCGGCTTACTCCTCTGGTGCGGTGTGA
- a CDS encoding HEAT repeat domain-containing protein, with protein sequence MALAKVGEINDRNERAAEDLSRRLVGDMAGEPDGGEFNLLVRAASHPDGDLREAAVTSLCLNYEHDPKVLKLVEERSRSDASEYVRAAALAALSQVRPRSERLREISLERLSVDVELTVRQVALDILVHSWPREETTYRAVVDRIENDSNGEMREEALQALYSGWPNDHFMRELIGSCAVADPDWTVRYAALDALREGWGSDVFTRDLLIDRAVNDPDLNVRRLSIEALSGDWREDLTSRGVVVSRAVNEEDWTVRREALHAALAGRSAEGRREHRKRREFALDRCANDPHDAARKIAREFVETYFPGMRRLLPVEQEGK encoded by the coding sequence GTGGCGTTGGCGAAAGTGGGGGAAATAAACGACCGTAATGAAAGGGCGGCGGAAGATCTTTCACGCCGATTGGTAGGTGATATGGCTGGAGAACCTGACGGGGGTGAGTTCAATCTACTTGTGCGTGCCGCATCTCACCCGGACGGAGATTTGCGCGAGGCGGCAGTTACCAGTCTTTGCTTGAACTATGAGCATGACCCGAAGGTCCTAAAACTCGTGGAGGAGCGGTCTCGCTCAGATGCGAGCGAATACGTAAGGGCCGCTGCCTTGGCGGCCCTAAGTCAAGTTCGGCCTAGGTCGGAGAGGCTCCGAGAGATTTCCCTAGAGAGGCTGAGTGTCGACGTCGAATTAACAGTCCGGCAAGTCGCTCTCGACATTCTGGTTCATTCATGGCCGCGCGAAGAGACTACTTATCGCGCCGTTGTAGATAGAATCGAGAATGATTCGAATGGTGAGATGAGGGAGGAAGCGCTGCAAGCCCTTTATTCAGGCTGGCCAAATGATCACTTCATGCGAGAATTGATTGGATCGTGTGCCGTCGCCGACCCGGACTGGACTGTTCGGTACGCCGCCTTGGATGCGCTTCGCGAGGGGTGGGGTAGTGACGTATTCACTCGCGATCTTCTAATCGATCGAGCCGTCAACGATCCTGACCTGAATGTCCGGAGACTTTCAATCGAGGCTTTGTCGGGTGACTGGCGCGAGGATTTGACGAGTCGAGGGGTTGTTGTTAGTCGTGCGGTGAATGAGGAGGATTGGACCGTTCGGAGAGAAGCGCTACATGCCGCTCTCGCGGGGAGGTCGGCTGAAGGGAGGAGGGAACACAGGAAGCGTCGAGAGTTCGCCCTAGATAGATGCGCAAATGATCCCCATGATGCGGCAAGGAAAATTGCTCGCGAATTTGTGGAAACCTATTTTCCGGGAATGAGGAGGCTCCTACCTGTTGAGCAAGAAGGGAAATGA